The following DNA comes from Oceanococcus atlanticus.
CGCCAGGGTCATCAACCCTGAACGCCAGTTCGAACTCATGCTTCACTCCCTGTCATGCACAAAACTGACGAGCCCGTGAGGCCCGCAAACCGGCAGTTTTTCGGAGCAGAAAGACGCTGCGGTGACAGTCCTTTGAACGTTTTGTGACACCTGCATCGTTGTCACCGGGTTTTCACGCGCAGCTGACAAACTGCCACTCCGATCTCGTCCTGAATGGCCCATGCTGCGTTCAATCCTTTCGCTCGGTGCTGTGCTTGCGATCACCGCTTGTGGTGGTCGCGAAAGCTCAGATCAATTCGTCGGCTTTACCGATGAGCCGCTTCATCAAGCTCATGCGCACAACGACTACCTGCACGAGCGCCCGCTACTGGACGCGCTGGAGCATGGCTTCATGAGCATAGAGGCTGATGTTTTCGCCTTCCCGTTGCTCGGCGACGCCTTGTACGTTGCACATGACATCAATGACATCCGTCCTGGGCGCACCTTGCGTACGCTCTATCTGGAACCGATACGTCAGCGCATCGATACGCTGGGAGCACTGCAATCTGGTCAGGATCGACCGCTGCAATTGCTGATCGACTTCAAATCATCGGCTGAATCAACCTGGCGCGCGCTGGATGCGGCCCTGCAACCTTACGCAAGCTACCTGACCCGGTTCGAAAACGGGCGCATTGTCGAAGGTTGGGTCAGCGTGGTGATCTCTGGTAACCGACCAACCCAGACACTGGCGAGCGCGGGACAGCGACTGGCCTTCATTGACGGGCGCCTGAGCGACCTGGATGCGCCACCGCCCAATGACCTGATGCCGCTGATCAGCGACAACTGGGCCAATCATTTTGACTGGCGTGGCGAAGGCGCCATGCCCGCGGATGAATACGACAACCTGCAGCAGACCATCAACAGCGCGCATCTGTACGGCTATCGGCTGCGCTTCTGGAACACACCGGACGCCGCGGGCCCCGCGCGCACGGCGCTATGGCAAGTGCTCTATGACCTGGGTGTAGACCACATCAACACGGATGATCTGGCCGGCCTGGCCCAGTTTCTGCGAAACCAGGCCCCGCGCGACTGAGCGGGCCGCCACGCCATACAGGCCGCAGCGGCGCTCACACGTTACAGCTGCATGCTAACGCCGCGCCCCGAGGTGGCGGCTAAAGGCCAGCAGCATCAGAACCAACCAAGCCAAATCCAGCGCACCGCCGCGGACAGATCCGACTCCATCGGTGGCGGGCAGCTTGGTTTGCGGCGGCTCGTCAACAGGCGACTCACCGGCCGCAGCCACCAACACCACACCACGATCCTGTGGCGAGGGCGCCCACACATCACCCGGCCCCTGGTTGGAGACCACCCGGCCGGCCACGCCCGGGCAGCCGCGTTCGAACTCGAGCGGATTGGCGCGTTCCTCAACACTGCTGCCAGTGCCCCGCTCATCAATGGCCGCGCGCAGCACATCCGGGTTATTGGTGAAAACACCGTCCACGCCCATCTCAAGCGCACTGTCCATGGTTTCGCGATCATTGACAGTCCACACATGCACGTCGTGACCGGCAGCGTGGAAACGTTGGACCACCAGCGGATCGAGCTGCAGCACCGCCATGTTCGGGGCCATCGCGTCGATGTAGTCGGCGCCCGAGCCGGTCAGATACCACAGCAACGCCGGACCGCTGGTTGGCACGGCAAACAGAAACGCCGTGGGCAGGCTTGGAGCCAGTGCTTTGATCCGCTCCAGACTGGCGGCATCAAAGCTCTGCATGAGGATGGTTGAGGTGTGCAGATCACCGGTGTCCAGCAAACCCTTGCGGCGCAACACCTCAACCAGCACTTCCTCGGCGCGTCCGCCGGCCGAGTCCTTGGTCTCGACGTGGAATCGCATGCGACCGTTGTGGCGCAGGTAACAATCCAGCTGCTCTTCGAACGGCACGATCTGCGCACCGCTGAAGGCCGGATCGAACCAACCACCAAAATCCAACTCGCGCAGCTCCGCCAAGGTGAAACTTTCCACCGTGCCGCTGCCATCCGAGGTCCGATCCACCGTGGTGTCGTGGATGCACACCGGAACCTCGTCACGGGTCAGGAACAGGTCGCACTCGAGCATGTCGACGTCCATTTCCATAGCCAGATCATAGGCATAGAAGGTGTGCTCGGGGGCATAGGCAGACGCGCCGCGGTGCGCGATGTTGAGCTGAGGGCCGAGCGGCGTCGCGACTTGGGCCAATGCAGCAACAGGAAACAGGACGACGCCAAGCGCCGCGCAGACTATTCGGTTCATGATTGTTGTGGTGAGCAGAGCAACACCGAAGTATGCAGCACCCAACTTACGCTTTGATGACATCCACCCTGATCCGGCCAAATCCAGGCGACAGCAACAAGCAACACCCGCCCTATCCGGCACAGATGCGCGCTACACCTTCCTTGGAATTGTCATCAAGCTGTTACGCAGGCTGTTGATCATGCGCGGCTTTTTGCGGGAGCTGTGGCATGCGGCAATGGATCGTGATGGTGATGCTGTTGAGTCTGGCTGGCTGCCAGGGCGGACGTGAGTCCCTCTCTGCAAGCTTGCCGGCGCTGAGCGACGACGATCAGCCACCTGCACTCAGCGTGCCGCCGTTGCAGGGTTTCCTGGTCAATCCGTATCTTCAAAACCCGGGCCCGCACCACATGACCGTCATGTTCGAACCCGAAGACAGCGCGCGGGGCGACACCATGGCGGTGGAATATCGGGTGCTCGGCAGCACCGCCTGGAGCGCGGTCAGCGCCACGCCTGAATCCATCAACCGACTCAATCTGGATGCCGGCACCGATCAGGGCCAGACCGTGTATGCGGCGCGCCTGAACGGGCTGGATTCCAACACCACCTACGAATACCGCGTCATCACCGCCGCCGGCGCCACCCCGCCGATGCGCTTCAAGAGCTGGCCTCAGGCCGGGGATGGCGTCAGCCAAGGCCGCTTCATCGTGATCTCGGACATCCAGGGCAACAATCCGGACTGGCTGACCCGGGTCTTCGAGCACGGCGTCATCCGGCGCGATTGCGACGGCGATGTGCTGACCTGCGTGGAACGCTTCGCCGGCATCATCATCACTGGCGACCTGGTCGACGATGGCGACAACATCACCCAGTGGCGCGAGGAATACTTTGCCGTCGGCGACAGTCTGTTCCGCTACTTGCCGCAGCTCATGATCATCGGCAATCACGACTACGCCCTGAGCAACTACCTGTACTACGCCGCGCCGCCGGGCAACGGCTCGGCCGGCCACGCCGAGGAGTGGTATCAGGTGGACTATCTCAATTTCCGTTTTCTCGGCATGCAATCCAACCTGACCGTGCAAAGTGGCGCCACCCAGCTGCTGGAACAGGAGCTGTTCTTCCGCAAAGCACTCGCCGACACGCGCAGCGACCAGAGCGTGAACTACCTGTTCATGGGCATCCACGCGCCGTGCAAATCGGAACTGTGGATTCCCGGCGAAAGCCTGCAGGTGTGCCACTTTGTCGAAGCTCTGGAACGTTTTTCGGCTGACACCGGGATCATCAGCGGTCATCTGTTTGGCCACACCCATGGCTACAGCCGCGGGCAGTCGCGTGATGCGGCTCATCTGTGGATGAACGCCGCCAGCGCTGGCGGTCGCATCGACGACTGGGGCGATTACGCCCAGGCCGACTACGATGAGTTTGAATCGACCTGGGATGAATACGGCTATTCGATCCTCGAATTCAGCACCCGCGGTGCGCCGTGGATCCGCACCGAGCGCCGCACCGGCGGCGACGATCATGCGGATTACGCCGACGCCTTTGAACCCAGCAGCGACCGCGACGCACTAACGATTGGCGGCGACAATCAGCCCCCGCACACACCCCAGGCCCGCTCGCCGGGTGCCCGTGTGAACAGCGCCGATGTCCTGCTGCAGGCGGCGTACACCGACCCCGACGGCGACAGCCTGCTCGAAGCCCACTGGCAGCTGCGGCGTGCATCGCAGCGCTACGATCAGGCCATCCTGGACCTGTGGGGCAACGAAACCCGAGCGCGCAACGAATGGTTTCGCGAGGACCTCAATGCCGGGATCAGCGTGGATGCCTGGCGCGTCGCCTATCTGCCCAATGGCGTCTACTGCTGGCGCGTGCGCTTTCGCGACGAACACTGGGCCTGGTCGCCCTTCTCCGACGATCATTGCTTTGTGGTCGAAGCCGCCGCGCCCAGCGCCAATCTGATCATCAACGGCGATGCCGAAGCAGGCATCGAGGGCTGGCAGGTCGAGCGTGGACGGCTCGAAGCGCTCAACAGCCTCAGCGCTCTGCCCGCCCTGCTGCGCGCACCGCCAGCCCTGTGCGCCTCGATCCTGCCCACCCAGGGCGCACACTGGTTTGCCCTGGGCGGCTGCGTCGACACCCTGGAGGACAGCGACGCGTTCGACTACAGCGTGGCCAGTCAAAGTGTGGATTTAAGCGCTCTGCAACTGCCGCCTGACAGTCTGCTGGTGTTGGACCTGGCGCTGCGCAATGCGAGCAAGTGGGATGTGCCCAGCGCCCGCCTGCAGGTGCTTGACGCTCAGGGCCAGACGCTTGCCACGGCCAAGCCGATCATCAATCAGAGCGGGCAATGGCTGCGCCAGCGCACTTCGCTGGCGATTCCGCACACGGCCACCACCGCGCGCGTTGAGCTGACCGGGCTGCGTCAGGACGGTCTGGAGGGCGACGCGTTCTTCGACGACATCCGCTTGTTCAGCGTTAGCGGCGGGGCCATCTCGACGCCATTGCCCAAACTCAGTCCGGGCAACGGCATGGCTATCAAGCCGAAAAAGGACATCCCCGCCCTGCGCATCAATTAGTGGTCGCGTACAGCGCGGCCGGATGACCTTCGCTGCCGATCACAATGGCATTGCCACGGTCGGCAAAGGTTCCGGCCTCGATCTGCGGATAATCCGGCACATCAATAACCTGTGGCGGCTGGTTGAGTGCATCCAGCCAGCTTTGCCCGGGGGCGCGGCGGTAACGATAGCTCTTGTCCAGGGTCACGATCAGGGCGCTGCGCCCATCGGCGCTGAACTCGAATGCGGTGGGAGAGACCTCGGTGATTTCACCCACTTCGGCGCGCTGGCCGCTGGCTGGAAGCGGCAGGCTGGTGACTTCGCCAACAAATTCGGCTTCGATCGGCACGACGCTTCCGGCATGCAGCGGCACACGGTACAGGCGTGGGTACGGGTCGCGCTTGCTCAGCAGGTAGATCGCGGATTCCTGCGCATCCACCGCCACGCCCTCGCAGTCGCGAGGGCCATCCGGATAGGTCACGCTGAGACTGCGGTAGTCACGCTGTGAACCACTGTAAGGCGGCGCCGCAGGCTCGCGCATGATGTGCAGACGAACCTGACGCCGCAGCGCGCTGTTATCGCCCACGTCAGCCAGCAGCAGCCAGGCCTCGCCATCGCTGGTAAAGCTGCTCATGTCCTCCCAATCCACCGCGAAGGCGCCGGGCAGGTTGACCGCACCAAGATCGCGACCGGTGCCGTCGAAAGCAAACACCCGCGCACGGTCGCCGGAGTCGTTGTGGCCCCAGTACACACCGGCAAAACGCTGGCTGCGGGCCATACCGCTGAGCTCGCTGATGTCCGCGCTGGCCAGGCTGAACTCACCACGCGCCACTGCGCCGCCATGAACAAGCGCATGCAAACGCTCGGGCTGATCGGTGATGATGCCGTCCACCCCCATCTCGATAAGCGCCTGCATGCGCGCTGCCTCATTCACCGTGTACACGCTGATGGCGAAGCCACGCCGGTGGATCTCGTCCACCAGCGCCTGATCAACCTGACTGTGACTGGGGTTGATGGCATCGGCATAACGGGCCACTTCGGCCCAACGCGCTTCATCCTGTGGCGGATTGCCCAGCAGGCCGACCGGCACCTGCGGATGCAGCGCTGCATAGGTGGCCATGGCGTCCCAGTCGAACGACTGAACCATCAGGCGTTGCATGGGCTGGCCATCGACCACCCAGCCCGCCTGCTCCAGGGCCTCAGCGATCGCCAGTTCGATGCCCGGATACAACGCAGGGCTCTTCACTTCCAGCAGCAGGCCAGCGCGTCCGTGCAGCAACTCAAGTATGGTCGCCAGATTGGGCACCGGTTCACCGGCATAGGCGAAGTTGCCCGGATCCTTGCGCAGACCGAACCAGCTGCCGGCATCCAGCGTTGCGATTTCCGCGCTGCTGAAGCGCGCAAGTTCCCAGGGCGCGCGCAGCGGATAACGCCGTGGTGCATCAGTGGTGCGACTCAGGGTGGTATCGTGCATCACCACCAACTGGCCATCGGCTGACATCTGCACATCGATCTCGATCAGATCAGCACCGGCCAGCACGGCCAACTCGACCGCGCTGGCGGTGTTCTCCGGCGCTATCGCGGAATAGCCACGGTGGGCGATAACCATGGGCACCTGGCGCGCGCTGTCGCGCAGGTCCAGGCCATTGTCCAGACGCCCGCCGGAACATGCTGCAAGCAGCGCGCAGACCAGAGCGGTCGACATCAAAAACCTAAAACGCATGCGATTGTTCGAACTCAAAAGGCCGGCAAGCCTAGTGTGCACAGATGACAGGCAGATGGCGCAGACACGAAGCTTTCATATTGCTGTGCAATCGTGACTGGTTTCTCACTCACCGTTACGCCGATGCTGTTCAAACACCTGCAATCTCTCGCCCCGACCGACCCTCAACGCCGCCGGCTGCTGCAACAAGGGCTGACGCTGTCCGGCGTGGTCGCCTCGGGTCTGTCACTGCATGGCTGCGGTGCTGACCGCGGCACCAGCGGCGCGCTAGGCGCTTCACTGGGCAAGATCGGCGATCTGCTGCCGCCGGACGAGAACAAGGTCGCCCTGCCGCCGGGCTTTCGCTCGCGCATCATCGCCCGCACCGGCGAGGTGGTCGCGGGCAGCAACTACACCTGGCATGTCGATCCGGACGGTGGTGCCACCTTCCCGACCAGCGATGGCGGCTGGATCTATGTCTCCAACAGCGAAGAAACCCCGGGCGGCGTGGGTGCGCTGCGTTTCGACAAGGATGCCAACATCGTCGACGCGTACTCCATCTGCGCCAACACCCGCAACAACTGCGCCGGCGGTCCGACCCCGTGGGGCACCTGGATCACCTGCGAAGAAAGCGAAGGTGGCTACGCCATCGAATGCGATCCGTACGGCGAGCTGGAGCAGCGCGAACTGCCGGCCATGGGCCGCTACAATCATGAAGCGGTGGCCATCGACCCATTGCACCAGACCGCCTTTCTGACCGAAGACCGCGGTGATGGCGGCTTCTACAAATGCGTGCCCTCGCAATACCCTGACTTCGCCACTGGCGAGCTCTACATTGCCGAGGTCATCGACGACCAGTTGCCTGGGCCGAGCAAGGTGATCTGGAACAAGGTCGACGATCCCTCGGCCAACACCTTCGAGCTGATCAACCCGCTCAACCCCAGCCAGCGCCTGGTGACCGAACGCAACCCGACGCGCCAGCAAACCAGCTACACCCCGTTCAACGGTGGCGAGGGCATCTGGTACTTCCAGGGCATCATCTATTTCTCGACCAAGGGCGACAGCCGGATCTGGGCATACGACACGGTCAACGAAACCGTCGAACTGGTATACGACCTGGCCACGCAGACCGTCACGGAGGGTGAGGTGCCGCCCTTGTTCGAGGTCGACAACGTCACCGTTTCGGGCAGCGGCGATGTGATCGTAGCCGAAGATCGTGGTGACCTGCGTCTGGTTGTGATCGCCCCGGACCGCAGCCTGAAAACGTTGGTCAAGGTGCACCACAGCGGCTCCGAGCTGACCGGCCCGGCGTTCTCGCCGGATGGCCGTTTCCTGTACTTCAGCTCGCAGCGCGGCGACAACGACGAAGGCGGCATCACCTACGAGATCACGCTGCCGGCGAATCTGGTTACGCCGGTTGCGATCTGATCAGGCTGCGATGATATGCGCGGCTGGCTCGCTGTAGCGGCCGCGCGTATCGATAATCAAGCGGGCGTGAGTGCGGATCGCCGCGTAATCGAAGTCATCGTGATCGGTGGCGATCACAACGGCATCCGCGCGCGCCAGCTCCTGCGCCGTGGGCTCCACATGGCGCAGATCGAAACGATGTTCTCGCAACCGCGGAAACACCGGCACATAGGGGTCGCTGTAGGCGAAATCGGCGCCCTGCTCGCGCAGCAGCTCAAGTATCTCCACCGACGGCGAGTGACGCAGGTCGTCGATGTTTTTCTTGTAGGCCAGCCCCAACACCAACACCCGGCTGCCGCGCACCGGCTTGCCCTGATCATTCAGCGCCGCGCTGATCTTGTGCATGACCCAGGCCGGCATGGCCGAGTTGATCTCCCCGGCCAGCTCGATGAAACGCGTGTGCACGCCGTACTCGCGTGCTTTCCAGGTCAGGTAGAACGGATCAATCGGAATGCAGTGACCGCCCAGGCCAGGCCCGGGCCGATAGGCGACAAAACCGAATGGCTTGGTCGCCGCAGCGGAAATGATTTCGTGGATGTCCAGGCCCATGCGGTCGGCCGCTATCTTCATTTCGTTGACCAGGCCGATGTTCACCGCACGGTGAATGTTCTCCATCAGCTTGGTCATCTCCGCCGCGCGGGTTGAGGACACACTGACCACCTCATCCACCAGGTGCCGATACAGCGCCTCGCCGGCACTCAGACAGGCCGCGCTGCTGCCCCCCACGATTTTGGGAATGGTGCGCGTGTTGAACTGCGGATTGCCCGGATCCTCACGTTCCGGCGAATAGACCAGAAACACATCCTCACCCACACGCAGGCCTTGCGCTTCGATGCGCGGGCGCAGCTCCTCCTCGGTGGTGCCTGGATAGGTGGTGCTTTCCAGCGCGACCAACTGCCCCGGCCGCAGTGCCGGCAGCAGGGACTCCAGGGTGGAGATCACGAAACTCAGATCCGGCTCACGGCTGCGCGTCAGCGGCGTCGGCACACAGATCAGCAAGGCATCGGCCTCGCCAGCCCGTGCAAAATCGGTGGTGGCCTGCAAGCCCTGCCCCAGGGCGGTCTGCACACGCGCATCACCGATGTGCTTGATATAGCTGCGCCCGGCCTGCAGGTCGTCGACCTTGGCCGGATCAATGTCCAGACCCAGCGTGCGCAAGCCGGCCTCCGCGGCGCGCAGTATCAACGGCAACCCGACATAGCCCAGCCCCACCACCCCGAGGGTGAACTGGTCGGGCTGCGACAAGCGCTGCAGGAAACTGTCGAGTTTGGAAGCCGTTGAATTCACGCGCATGTGTCTGACAAATCAGCGCCGCAGTATTGGCTACGCCGACCTGTTCCAGCAAGCCACCGCGTTTTCACAAACCTGTCGACGCGCCAGCCAGTGCGATCTCAATGTCGCACCATCGATTCAGCATCCAAGGCGGCAAGCTGGCGTTGCAGAAAACGTCGCTCGGGCTCCTGCTGCACCAAGGCCAGCGCCTGCGTGTAGGCCGCACGAGCGTCATCATGTCGCCCCAGCCGGGTCAACAAGTCGGCGCGCGCCGCATGCGCCAGGTGATAATCGCCAAGCTCTCCGCCGGCCAGGATTTGATCAAGCTGCGCCAGTCCGCACTCGGGTCCATCGCGCATGGCCAGCGCCACACTGCGATTCAACGCAACAACGGGTGACGGTGTCAGCCGCATCAACACCTCGTAAAGGGCCACAATCTCGTGCCAATCGGTGGCCTCAAAACTGACCGACTCAGCATGCAATGCGGCGATGGCCGCCTGCACCGCATAGGGCCCGAGCCGCCCACTGCGAAAACTGGCTTCGACCAACGCCACCCCTTCAGCAATCTGTGCGCGATCCCACTGCGTACGGTCCTGCTGCTCAAGACGAACCAGTTCACCCTGGGCATCAGCCCGCGCCGCACCGCGCGCCTGATGGAGCAACATCAGCGCGAGCAGACCACCAACCTCGGGCTCGGGCAGCAGCTGATAAACCTCACGCCCAAGCCGAATGGCTTCACCGCACAGATCGTGGCGCATCAATCGGTGTCCCGCGCTGGCCGAATAACCTTCGTTGAAGACCAGGTAAATCACCTGCAACACCGAACCCAGCCGTTCAGAAAGCTCGGCCGGCGCGGGAATCTCATATGGAATCTGGGCGCTGCGAATCTTGCTTTTGGCGCGCACAATCCGCTGTGCCAGCGTGGCCGGCTTGCTCAGATAAGCGCTGGCAATCTCTTCCGTACTCAGCCCGCACACCTCGCGCAAGGTCAGAGCCACCTGAGCATCACGCGACAGCGCCGGATGACAGCAAATGAAGATCAGCCGCAGGTGGTCATCATCCACGCTGCGCGAATCGTCCGCTTCGGGCTGCTCAAGCTGCACCTGAAGATGCTGCACCAACGCCTCTTGTGCGTTGTCGAAGCGTGCCCTGCGCCTGACCCGATCTATCGCTTTGAAGCGCCCGGCAGAGACCAGCCAAGCGCGCGGACTGGCCGGAATGCCGTCACGCGGCCACTGATCCACAGCGGCCGCAAATGCATCATGCAGTGCTTCTTCGGCAAGATCGAAATCACCAAGCAGACGTATCAAGGTGGCCAAAACGCGGCGCGAATCGGCGCGATAGACGCGCTCGACTTCGGCCTGCACCAGCGCGTGATCTGCAGGCAATCGCACCGCTACATTTCAACCAGCTTGGTAAAGCCTCCCCAGAACATGCGCATGCTGTCAAAAGGCATATTCTGTGCATTCATCTCACTCAGGCGCGGATCCTTCATCACCGCCTCGTTGATGCGGTCACGCTCGGCTCGCGAGGCGTAGGTGATCCAGGAAAACACCACCAATTCGCCCTCTTTCAACTGCACCGCCTGAGGAAACGAGGTCAGCTTGCCCGGCTGTACATCGTCCGCCAGACATTCGACCACCGACAGGGCGCCGTGGTCCTTCCACACCTGGCCACACAAGGTCGCCATCTGCCGGTATTCCTCGACCTTGTCTTTCGGCACAGCCAATACAAAACCGTCGACATAGTTACCCATGAACCGCTCCTTTATCCGGATACTGCGTGTTGAATATCGGGTGGAAAATCGTCCATATCCATCACCTGACGCACCTCGATCACTTCGTTGTCACGGGCCGGGCAACGCCGGGCCCACTCGATGGCCTCTTCACGCGAGGACACCTCAATCATCCAGTAACCGCCGAGCACTTCCTTAGCCTCCGCAAAAGGACCATCGGTAACGCTGGCCTGGCCAGATGAGAACGACA
Coding sequences within:
- a CDS encoding nucleotide sugar dehydrogenase — translated: MRVNSTASKLDSFLQRLSQPDQFTLGVVGLGYVGLPLILRAAEAGLRTLGLDIDPAKVDDLQAGRSYIKHIGDARVQTALGQGLQATTDFARAGEADALLICVPTPLTRSREPDLSFVISTLESLLPALRPGQLVALESTTYPGTTEEELRPRIEAQGLRVGEDVFLVYSPEREDPGNPQFNTRTIPKIVGGSSAACLSAGEALYRHLVDEVVSVSSTRAAEMTKLMENIHRAVNIGLVNEMKIAADRMGLDIHEIISAAATKPFGFVAYRPGPGLGGHCIPIDPFYLTWKAREYGVHTRFIELAGEINSAMPAWVMHKISAALNDQGKPVRGSRVLVLGLAYKKNIDDLRHSPSVEILELLREQGADFAYSDPYVPVFPRLREHRFDLRHVEPTAQELARADAVVIATDHDDFDYAAIRTHARLIIDTRGRYSEPAAHIIAA
- a CDS encoding FN3 domain-containing metallophosphoesterase family protein, producing the protein MRQWIVMVMLLSLAGCQGGRESLSASLPALSDDDQPPALSVPPLQGFLVNPYLQNPGPHHMTVMFEPEDSARGDTMAVEYRVLGSTAWSAVSATPESINRLNLDAGTDQGQTVYAARLNGLDSNTTYEYRVITAAGATPPMRFKSWPQAGDGVSQGRFIVISDIQGNNPDWLTRVFEHGVIRRDCDGDVLTCVERFAGIIITGDLVDDGDNITQWREEYFAVGDSLFRYLPQLMIIGNHDYALSNYLYYAAPPGNGSAGHAEEWYQVDYLNFRFLGMQSNLTVQSGATQLLEQELFFRKALADTRSDQSVNYLFMGIHAPCKSELWIPGESLQVCHFVEALERFSADTGIISGHLFGHTHGYSRGQSRDAAHLWMNAASAGGRIDDWGDYAQADYDEFESTWDEYGYSILEFSTRGAPWIRTERRTGGDDHADYADAFEPSSDRDALTIGGDNQPPHTPQARSPGARVNSADVLLQAAYTDPDGDSLLEAHWQLRRASQRYDQAILDLWGNETRARNEWFREDLNAGISVDAWRVAYLPNGVYCWRVRFRDEHWAWSPFSDDHCFVVEAAAPSANLIINGDAEAGIEGWQVERGRLEALNSLSALPALLRAPPALCASILPTQGAHWFALGGCVDTLEDSDAFDYSVASQSVDLSALQLPPDSLLVLDLALRNASKWDVPSARLQVLDAQGQTLATAKPIINQSGQWLRQRTSLAIPHTATTARVELTGLRQDGLEGDAFFDDIRLFSVSGGAISTPLPKLSPGNGMAIKPKKDIPALRIN
- a CDS encoding glycerophosphodiester phosphodiesterase family protein, with the translated sequence MSTALVCALLAACSGGRLDNGLDLRDSARQVPMVIAHRGYSAIAPENTASAVELAVLAGADLIEIDVQMSADGQLVVMHDTTLSRTTDAPRRYPLRAPWELARFSSAEIATLDAGSWFGLRKDPGNFAYAGEPVPNLATILELLHGRAGLLLEVKSPALYPGIELAIAEALEQAGWVVDGQPMQRLMVQSFDWDAMATYAALHPQVPVGLLGNPPQDEARWAEVARYADAINPSHSQVDQALVDEIHRRGFAISVYTVNEAARMQALIEMGVDGIITDQPERLHALVHGGAVARGEFSLASADISELSGMARSQRFAGVYWGHNDSGDRARVFAFDGTGRDLGAVNLPGAFAVDWEDMSSFTSDGEAWLLLADVGDNSALRRQVRLHIMREPAAPPYSGSQRDYRSLSVTYPDGPRDCEGVAVDAQESAIYLLSKRDPYPRLYRVPLHAGSVVPIEAEFVGEVTSLPLPASGQRAEVGEITEVSPTAFEFSADGRSALIVTLDKSYRYRRAPGQSWLDALNQPPQVIDVPDYPQIEAGTFADRGNAIVIGSEGHPAALYATTN
- a CDS encoding alkaline phosphatase PhoX, which produces MLFKHLQSLAPTDPQRRRLLQQGLTLSGVVASGLSLHGCGADRGTSGALGASLGKIGDLLPPDENKVALPPGFRSRIIARTGEVVAGSNYTWHVDPDGGATFPTSDGGWIYVSNSEETPGGVGALRFDKDANIVDAYSICANTRNNCAGGPTPWGTWITCEESEGGYAIECDPYGELEQRELPAMGRYNHEAVAIDPLHQTAFLTEDRGDGGFYKCVPSQYPDFATGELYIAEVIDDQLPGPSKVIWNKVDDPSANTFELINPLNPSQRLVTERNPTRQQTSYTPFNGGEGIWYFQGIIYFSTKGDSRIWAYDTVNETVELVYDLATQTVTEGEVPPLFEVDNVTVSGSGDVIVAEDRGDLRLVVIAPDRSLKTLVKVHHSGSELTGPAFSPDGRFLYFSSQRGDNDEGGITYEITLPANLVTPVAI
- a CDS encoding YciI family protein produces the protein MRFMMLMIPGGYAEAEPGTMPELEAVEAMTAYNKALEEAGVLITLDGLHPPSMGARVSFSSGQASVTDGPFAEAKEVLGGYWMIEVSSREEAIEWARRCPARDNEVIEVRQVMDMDDFPPDIQHAVSG
- a CDS encoding glycerophosphodiester phosphodiesterase, which produces MNRIVCAALGVVLFPVAALAQVATPLGPQLNIAHRGASAYAPEHTFYAYDLAMEMDVDMLECDLFLTRDEVPVCIHDTTVDRTSDGSGTVESFTLAELRELDFGGWFDPAFSGAQIVPFEEQLDCYLRHNGRMRFHVETKDSAGGRAEEVLVEVLRRKGLLDTGDLHTSTILMQSFDAASLERIKALAPSLPTAFLFAVPTSGPALLWYLTGSGADYIDAMAPNMAVLQLDPLVVQRFHAAGHDVHVWTVNDRETMDSALEMGVDGVFTNNPDVLRAAIDERGTGSSVEERANPLEFERGCPGVAGRVVSNQGPGDVWAPSPQDRGVVLVAAAGESPVDEPPQTKLPATDGVGSVRGGALDLAWLVLMLLAFSRHLGARR
- a CDS encoding phosphatidylinositol-specific phospholipase C/glycerophosphodiester phosphodiesterase family protein, producing the protein MLRSILSLGAVLAITACGGRESSDQFVGFTDEPLHQAHAHNDYLHERPLLDALEHGFMSIEADVFAFPLLGDALYVAHDINDIRPGRTLRTLYLEPIRQRIDTLGALQSGQDRPLQLLIDFKSSAESTWRALDAALQPYASYLTRFENGRIVEGWVSVVISGNRPTQTLASAGQRLAFIDGRLSDLDAPPPNDLMPLISDNWANHFDWRGEGAMPADEYDNLQQTINSAHLYGYRLRFWNTPDAAGPARTALWQVLYDLGVDHINTDDLAGLAQFLRNQAPRD
- a CDS encoding RNA polymerase sigma factor; this translates as MRLPADHALVQAEVERVYRADSRRVLATLIRLLGDFDLAEEALHDAFAAAVDQWPRDGIPASPRAWLVSAGRFKAIDRVRRRARFDNAQEALVQHLQVQLEQPEADDSRSVDDDHLRLIFICCHPALSRDAQVALTLREVCGLSTEEIASAYLSKPATLAQRIVRAKSKIRSAQIPYEIPAPAELSERLGSVLQVIYLVFNEGYSASAGHRLMRHDLCGEAIRLGREVYQLLPEPEVGGLLALMLLHQARGAARADAQGELVRLEQQDRTQWDRAQIAEGVALVEASFRSGRLGPYAVQAAIAALHAESVSFEATDWHEIVALYEVLMRLTPSPVVALNRSVALAMRDGPECGLAQLDQILAGGELGDYHLAHAARADLLTRLGRHDDARAAYTQALALVQQEPERRFLQRQLAALDAESMVRH
- a CDS encoding DUF1428 domain-containing protein, producing the protein MGNYVDGFVLAVPKDKVEEYRQMATLCGQVWKDHGALSVVECLADDVQPGKLTSFPQAVQLKEGELVVFSWITYASRAERDRINEAVMKDPRLSEMNAQNMPFDSMRMFWGGFTKLVEM